The Halorhabdus sp. BNX81 genome includes a region encoding these proteins:
- a CDS encoding ABC transporter permease subunit, with protein sequence MTAPDETGIVTGTVPDRTPGRLGRLSARYGRTVITALLFATVAFLIGPVLITVVGSFFENWTGILPSGGLTLDNWAQALGIAGGDLGAQRGMGGFWTFVAPDILFVLQLPVVPDLTVHFPFDFAVQTPIPMALGLSVLLALAGVCINLLVGVPIAYAVTRYEFTGRRWMNTFAVLPIVPGIILGIAFLKTYPNLPSIIALVLGYSLLKIPYMVLAVQSAFESMDLRSMEESARSLGASWTTTFLRVIVPGAKQGIISGSIICWTLAAAEFNFSYVIYASGPRPFSLFLFENISNNPFLRAAAAISIYFVIVAAVTALLNYVGENGFSVGGVQ encoded by the coding sequence ATGACCGCTCCCGACGAGACGGGGATCGTAACGGGGACGGTCCCCGATCGCACGCCGGGCCGTCTGGGTCGGCTGTCCGCCCGATACGGCCGGACGGTGATCACGGCGCTTTTGTTTGCCACCGTGGCTTTCCTCATCGGACCAGTGCTGATAACCGTCGTCGGATCGTTCTTCGAGAACTGGACCGGTATCTTGCCCAGCGGCGGACTCACACTGGATAACTGGGCGCAGGCGCTCGGCATCGCGGGAGGCGACCTCGGCGCACAGCGCGGGATGGGGGGGTTCTGGACGTTCGTCGCGCCGGATATCCTTTTCGTCCTCCAACTGCCCGTGGTGCCCGATTTGACGGTGCACTTCCCGTTCGATTTTGCCGTACAGACGCCGATCCCGATGGCGCTCGGACTCAGCGTCCTGCTGGCGCTTGCGGGCGTGTGTATCAACCTCCTCGTCGGCGTTCCGATCGCCTACGCGGTGACTCGCTACGAGTTCACCGGCCGGCGGTGGATGAATACCTTCGCCGTCCTGCCGATCGTCCCGGGCATCATCCTCGGGATCGCCTTCCTGAAAACCTACCCCAACTTGCCAAGCATCATCGCGCTGGTGCTTGGCTACTCGTTGCTGAAGATTCCCTACATGGTGCTTGCGGTCCAGTCGGCGTTCGAATCGATGGACTTGCGCAGCATGGAGGAAAGCGCCCGGTCGCTCGGGGCTTCCTGGACGACCACGTTTCTCCGGGTCATCGTCCCCGGCGCAAAGCAGGGCATTATCTCGGGATCGATCATTTGCTGGACGCTTGCGGCCGCCGAATTCAATTTCTCGTACGTGATCTACGCGAGTGGCCCACGTCCGTTCTCGTTGTTCCTCTTCGAGAACATCTCGAACAACCCGTTTTTGCGGGCCGCGGCCGCCATCTCCATCTATTTCGTCATCGTGGCCGCGGTGACGGCGCTGTTGAACTACGTCGGTGAGAACGGATTTTCGGTTGGAGGTGTCCAATAG
- a CDS encoding ABC transporter permease subunit, translated as MSTLEESGLRGRIRETRPGRLAFPATERGRKRRRIALLAVPFFALATFGAFIPLVKMFRISVSEQFLYEVQGWTLEPYRQLFASIAAFVPVVGTDLSAAIAVGGEAVNPVYGRTIWNSLWFGAVTTVASVALGIAIAHGLEKYDLPRKDMLITLISFPISLPGIVAAFMMIVLFGQTGFLTNVFAVITGAEPVDIQLTGQPSGTTLAIVGLFFGYIYSMIPRATLLLRGTYAEVNTDAEEAARSLGATPLQTFRYVTLPQIRPGIVGALILTFRTALAIFGTVLVLKSLSVVTFRFDQLVGVGYELNIASALASVFFVFTVLFTFLGLRYTSAEVGR; from the coding sequence ATGTCCACACTTGAGGAGTCCGGCCTGCGTGGTCGCATCAGGGAAACCCGCCCGGGGCGGCTGGCTTTCCCAGCCACCGAGCGGGGCCGCAAGCGTCGTCGTATCGCGCTGCTGGCGGTCCCGTTTTTCGCCCTCGCGACGTTCGGGGCCTTCATTCCGCTGGTGAAGATGTTCCGGATCAGCGTCTCCGAGCAGTTCCTCTACGAGGTTCAGGGGTGGACCCTGGAGCCCTATCGGCAATTGTTCGCCTCCATTGCTGCGTTCGTCCCGGTCGTCGGGACGGACCTCTCGGCCGCCATCGCGGTCGGGGGCGAGGCCGTCAATCCGGTCTACGGGCGGACCATCTGGAACTCCCTGTGGTTCGGCGCGGTTACTACCGTCGCGAGTGTGGCGCTCGGTATCGCTATCGCCCACGGGCTCGAGAAGTACGATCTCCCCCGCAAGGACATGCTAATAACGCTCATTTCCTTCCCCATCAGCCTGCCAGGGATCGTCGCCGCCTTCATGATGATCGTGCTGTTCGGTCAGACTGGGTTTCTGACCAATGTTTTCGCCGTCATAACCGGTGCCGAACCGGTCGACATCCAACTCACCGGCCAGCCTTCCGGAACGACCCTGGCCATCGTCGGGCTGTTCTTCGGCTACATCTACTCGATGATTCCCCGGGCGACGCTGTTGTTGCGTGGCACCTACGCGGAGGTCAACACCGATGCCGAGGAGGCTGCCCGATCGCTGGGTGCGACTCCCCTTCAGACGTTCCGGTACGTCACTCTCCCGCAGATTCGGCCGGGTATCGTCGGTGCCCTCATCCTCACATTCCGGACGGCACTCGCCATCTTCGGGACCGTCCTCGTCCTGAAGTCTCTGTCAGTCGTGACGTTCCGGTTCGATCAACTGGTCGGGGTCGGCTACGAACTGAACATCGCCTCCGCGCTCGCGAGTGTGTTCTTTGTCTTCACGGTCCTGTTTACCTTTCTCGGCCTGCGCTATACCAGCGCGGAGGTGGGGCGATGA
- a CDS encoding extracellular solute-binding protein: MNSTRRRFLTGISIAAGAGLTGCSANSDDGGGGAGTDAPGDADGSGGSGGTHEVGYGDYRTTVSASTFPDKLFIYAVQTGWSNWEALMEGFENEYDVSLNDDQRSSGEALSHARQNAQNPNHSAMNGGYTFGVIARNEGLTQPYKPANYDKVPDSLKTDDGHVTATRRMTTAVIYRKDLYEEQDIDPPETWEDLKQEEIAAKTQYQPPQAAVGLAGALSINNAYGGSLDDVQPVIDFYNEVKRKGAVFAGNVEQKFSKGEIQTFVEYDYTGLDLKYNADSVSEDQVGVRFLNGPEGMGALNQPYGYAMLKDAPNPEACKLFMDYVLSKDGQRKFFDAFVRPIRADELETPEKFPSQDRYEGKEFQVDYGKLIDNQESIIKEIGQGVGLTGY; this comes from the coding sequence ATGAACTCCACCAGACGGCGGTTCTTGACTGGTATCAGTATCGCAGCCGGGGCTGGACTCACGGGCTGTTCGGCGAACAGTGATGACGGGGGCGGCGGTGCGGGTACCGATGCTCCCGGTGACGCCGATGGATCGGGTGGTAGCGGTGGGACTCATGAAGTCGGCTACGGTGATTATAGGACGACGGTCTCAGCGAGTACCTTTCCGGATAAACTCTTCATCTACGCCGTCCAGACGGGGTGGTCGAACTGGGAGGCGCTTATGGAGGGCTTCGAGAATGAGTACGACGTCTCACTCAACGACGACCAGCGCTCCTCCGGCGAGGCACTCTCCCATGCCCGCCAGAACGCCCAGAATCCGAATCACTCGGCGATGAACGGTGGCTACACCTTCGGCGTGATCGCTCGCAACGAGGGGCTCACCCAGCCCTACAAGCCGGCCAACTACGACAAGGTGCCGGACTCGTTGAAGACCGATGACGGCCACGTCACCGCGACGCGTCGGATGACCACCGCGGTCATTTACCGGAAGGACCTCTACGAGGAGCAGGATATCGATCCACCCGAGACCTGGGAGGATCTCAAACAGGAGGAGATCGCTGCCAAGACCCAGTACCAGCCCCCGCAGGCAGCCGTCGGGCTAGCTGGGGCGCTCTCGATCAACAACGCCTATGGCGGCTCCTTGGACGATGTCCAGCCGGTCATCGACTTCTACAACGAGGTCAAGCGCAAGGGCGCAGTCTTTGCCGGTAACGTCGAGCAGAAGTTCAGCAAAGGCGAGATCCAGACCTTCGTCGAATATGACTATACCGGGCTGGACTTGAAGTACAACGCGGACTCCGTCTCCGAGGACCAGGTCGGCGTCAGGTTCTTGAACGGCCCCGAAGGCATGGGTGCGCTGAACCAGCCATACGGCTACGCAATGCTGAAGGATGCGCCCAACCCTGAGGCCTGCAAGCTGTTTATGGACTACGTGCTCTCGAAGGACGGGCAGCGAAAATTCTTCGACGCCTTCGTCCGCCCGATTCGCGCGGACGAACTCGAAACGCCGGAAAAATTCCCATCCCAGGACCGTTATGAGGGCAAAGAGTTCCAAGTCGACTATGGCAAACTGATCGACAATCAGGAAAGCATCATCAAGGAAATCGGCCAGGGCGTCGGCCTAACCGGCTACTGA